DNA from Leptospira mayottensis 200901116:
GTTTGCATCGGAGTTTTACCAAAACAATACTTGCCTTGATGCGTACGTTCCTTGTTATATGAATCGATCCACTGATCCAAATCCTTTTGTAAATCTTCAATAGAATTGTATACCTTTTTCCTGAAAGCAATCGCATAGAATTCGTCTTGAATGGTTCTGTGAAATCTTTCACAAATACCGTTCGATTGAGGATGCCTTGCTTTTGTTTTCGAATGGTCGATATCTTCCAAAGCAAGGAACAGTTGGAATTCATGGTGTTCCCTATTTCCACAATACTTTAGTTCCTCTATCGGTTAGAATTCTCAACAACCGAAGTCCTTCTTCTTCAAACCAGGGAATCACTTTGTCGCTTAACATATCAGCAGCTACTAATGCATTCTTCCTGTCGTAAAGTTTTGTCATCGCCGCTTTAGAATAGGAATCGATAAAGTTTTCTGGTAAATCCTTTCTACGCCCTTGATTGTGTCCACGTAATACGTATCTTGGCATCCCAAGCATCCGGGATGTTTTAGTTTCTATCTCACCTTCAACTTGTTTTTCTAATTTTCTTTTTTCTAATACCTGCACTTGGGATTCGGTTAATACGGGAGAATTGCCTTGGGCCATGAACGCCTTTAAAGTCTGTCCAAAAACCTTTCAAGAAATCAGTTACAATCATTCAGTAAGTTTGTAATATAATATAGAAGTTCCCACAAATTACGTCCTTTTGATAGTTTATAATATTTCGAGCATATTTTATAATTATTAAGTTCTCTTCGAGGTTCCTATATTTTGAGGTTTTGGGACAGACTCTTAGTCTTTTAGAGAAGGTTTCCAAATCAACCCATACACTCCGAACAGTCGCAGATGCAACTATGATCTTGAGTTCATTCGATGATCTCTGTTGACCATACGCGGGAAAGTTGATCGCCATCTTTTTTACCGCTTCTTCTTTTCCCCGATAATGTGTTTTCTCCTTTCTCGAATCTATGATCTGTATAAACCCCATCGAACGTCTTCTTTCTTTAAAGATCAAAAATTCACGCCAAGATACAACACGAGGCAATTCATATTCCCAATCAATCGTTGCATCTCCGCCTGTAACTTCGATAGCATGTTGTTTCCTATCCCGACTCTGTACGTTTTCAAATTGGAAAGTGTGCAATTCTCAATGGTATATCGTTTTATTCTCAACTTACTATTAAAGATGTATAAAAATGGTAACAAAATGAAGATAGATCTTGCTACCAATATCTATATAAAAAATATCTAATATTTTGTAATCAAACGGGTTTTGTAATGAAAATTTACGGTGCTCAATTTTATAGGATCAGCAGTAAGTTATTATTTTTGAATGTACTTTCAGATTTTTTTCGATAGGAGTTGTTTCGAAGCTCAGTGAGTTGGAATCGGTCAGAATACAAATGGATGAAAATTTAAAACCTATCTGAGTTAATATTAGAGAACAATGTTTTTCACTACGAGAAACAACGTGATCCGTTTTAAGGTTTTCCATTCTCCCATTTAGAGTGTGGAAACGAACAAAAGGACGGAAAGTAGGAGGCAAAGAGGAGAGTAATACGCAGTGTCGTTTTTCGCGAATTTCGTACCTCGAATCTTTTTGAAAAAGCCGAGGAGTCGAAAATCTCCGATTGCTCTGAGTAAAAACGCCGCGGATAAAAAATACGTTCCGTATTGAAAAACGTATCGGGAAATTCCAAACGGAACCTGTATTCTGAGACCGATCGGGCATAAGGCCGCTAATAACAAAAGGATGCCTACTATCGTGGTGGCAAACCTTCCGGGTTGAAATGCCGGTTTACCTTGTATTTCCGGAATAACCCGATTATTGATTCCAATTTTTTCCTTTACTACCCAATAAAAATGAATTCCGGAAAGGACCAGTAAAATCAAACTAGAAGTCCAGGATGCGATTTGAGTGAAAAGCATGGAACGATTTACTGAAGCAGCTCTATCGCTGTGGCAGATTCGGGATTTTGATTTTGATACAACTTCATTAGCAGACGAACCAATTCTTTTTTTTCATCTTCGGTAAAGCCTCGATATAAATTGTTCACGAGCGATCTGGAAATTCCGAGTAACACTGGTCGAATGGAAGATGCCTTGGGAGTAAGTTCTAAATGAACGATTCTCTGATCTTCCGAATCTTTTGTTCTCGACACAAATCCCAACACTTCCAGTTTATCGACAAGAGCGGTTAATGTGGATTTGTCTCGATTAATCATCTTGGCAATTTCTTGCATCTGCGCTTTTTTCTTTTTTACAAGCGCAAACAAGATATCCGCATGAGTGGTTGTTAACGGACTTAATCCCTTTTCTTTCAACTCTAGGTTTAGATGTCTGTGAAATTCGTCTCGAATTCTCGAGATCATGTAGATGATCAGTCTAGGACTCATATTTTACCTAATTTTAGAATTTTTTTTTCTATCAGGCAAATTGATATAGATAAATAACTTCTCCTACCGCAGCCGCTTTTGCGGATCCTTCGGTTTCAAAAGTCATTTTCAGAGTCATTCTCGCTGTGCCTCTTAGGTCTTTCAGCTCTACCAACTCCGCTCTAATCCTCAATTTGCTTCCTACTTTTACTGGCTCTAAAAATCGAAGTTTTTCCATCCCATAATTAATTCCCATCTTAATATTCTTTAATTCTAATATTTGTGATAAGAGATAGGGCGCCATGGATAAGGTAAGATAACCGTGTGCGATCGTTCCTCCGAAGGGGGACTCTTTTGCTGCTCGATTTGGGTCCGTGTGGATCCACTGATGATCCAGGGTTGCGTCAGCGAATTTGTTGACCTGTTCCTGAGTTACTGTGTGATAATCGGATACCCCGATTTCTTTTCCGGTATAGGCCTCTAGTTCGGCAAAACTGGACAATACTACCTTAGCCATGTTTATTTCTTTTACTCCGTTTTGTTTTTTAATTTTTCCGCAAGATGTTCAAAAATTTCGGATTCTAAAATGGACAAATCGATATTATCTTGAAGACCGCGCGCTTTTCCGGAATAGATCGCTTTCCAGACGATTTCTCCGCTATCGACATCGATTGCTTTTACTGTGACTTCTAAAATCGAATTCCCGGAAGCGGTTCCGTAATCCGTCACTTCTGTAAATACGACCACGTCGCCTTGGAGCTGTTTGGCGATCTGAATTCCTTTTTCCTCGTTGAAGGAATTGTCCGTCTCAAACGCGGACCGAAATTGTTTTTCCGCGTTGTATTTTTCCTGGATCTTTCCTCCGTATTTGAGGATAGCCATTTCTAATTTTTCATAACTTCTGGACTCTAAAAATTTCTTTTGCTCGGCGTTTTCGTTTTTTATCAACCAGCTGGATCGGATCCGAACTGGAAAAATTACGTGCCGTATTTTTTTTTCCGGTGTAAAACCTTTGCGGACGAATACCGTTCCCAAGATGGAATTTTTCGAAGACGAACATTGAATGAATACGAAAAGGAACAATACATAAAAAAAACTTTTGGAAGAGGGAATCAGATTTCTCTTCCGGGAAAAATAAAATGAATTGTAAGTACTGGACAAATCGTTTTTCCTTCTTCGTTTCATTACTACCAGTTGCCAGATATATGATTTGTCCATTCGTTTTTTACCAAAGCGATTTGAGATTTTTGGCTTCTGACTGAAATCCCAATTTAGAATATTTTTAACCATCACAAAATTCGATTTCTA
Protein-coding regions in this window:
- a CDS encoding DUF3995 domain-containing protein translates to MLFTQIASWTSSLILLVLSGIHFYWVVKEKIGINNRVIPEIQGKPAFQPGRFATTIVGILLLLAALCPIGLRIQVPFGISRYVFQYGTYFLSAAFLLRAIGDFRLLGFFKKIRGTKFAKNDTAYYSPLCLLLSVLLFVSTL
- a CDS encoding MarR family winged helix-turn-helix transcriptional regulator; the protein is MSPRLIIYMISRIRDEFHRHLNLELKEKGLSPLTTTHADILFALVKKKKAQMQEIAKMINRDKSTLTALVDKLEVLGFVSRTKDSEDQRIVHLELTPKASSIRPVLLGISRSLVNNLYRGFTEDEKKELVRLLMKLYQNQNPESATAIELLQ
- a CDS encoding MaoC family dehydratase, coding for MAKVVLSSFAELEAYTGKEIGVSDYHTVTQEQVNKFADATLDHQWIHTDPNRAAKESPFGGTIAHGYLTLSMAPYLLSQILELKNIKMGINYGMEKLRFLEPVKVGSKLRIRAELVELKDLRGTARMTLKMTFETEGSAKAAAVGEVIYLYQFA